Proteins found in one Plectropomus leopardus isolate mb chromosome 9, YSFRI_Pleo_2.0, whole genome shotgun sequence genomic segment:
- the scyl1 gene encoding N-terminal kinase-like protein isoform X2: protein MWSFFARDPVKDFAYEILPDTQEKSGIWTLHRGKRKTNGEPVSVFLYEVAQGTEQQTQLAKAAFKRMKTLRHPNILAYVDGLETEKSLYLVTEQVTPLAVHLKAQAEKGGFGELEVSWGLHQIVKALSFLVNDCHLLHNNLGVSAVFVDRAGEWKLGALDHVAPEQGDPSGVSLPAPKAVYPDMEKYEPPEMSNSSGEKWAGEVWRLGCLIWEVFNGPLPRTSSLRSLGKIPKALVPHYCELVGANPRARPNPARFLQNCRAPGGFLSNSFVESNLFLEEIQIKEPAEKQQFFQDLSDNLDSFPEDFCKHKVLPQLLTAFEFGNAGAVVLTPLFKVGKFLSAEEYQQKIIPVIVKMFSSTDRAMRIRLLQQMEQFIQYLNEAAVNSQIFPHVVHGFTDTNPAIREQTVKSMLLLAPKLNETNLNQELMRHFARLQARDEQGPIRCNTTVCLGKIASYLNAGTRQRVLISAFSRATKDPFPASRSAGVLGFAATHNFYSITEIAARILPTLCAITVDPDKSVRDQAFKAIKSFLSKLETVSEDPTKLADIEKDVASGAQAAGASSSWAGWAVTGMSSITSKLIRNAPGTEGGAAAEGSEPANVTTLTSAADGAPEPGAEDKTPQASATHHAASSRANQPQSHEGTDNDHEPIGDRWDDEEDWGSLEEPEKAHTETDDWNTDWSGMASSKKKVGRTSVAVKKQSADWSSSGWDADDSWSNEKEGQGQSSAGEEGWGNDWGDEDTDTTLANTTLPLPEGVRLASEYNWDSGSSAKGSSQNDLFASVSQRNTAGTAAAMTGDGWAAEATGDWGAEESWESVDGNQGLSKAELSKKKREERRKELEAKRAERKAAKGPLKLGARKLD, encoded by the exons ACAGAGAAGAGCCTGTACCTGGTTACTGAGCAGGTGACCCCCCTGGCAGTCCACCTGAAGGCCCAGGCAGAGAAGGGTGGATTCGGGGAACTGGAGGTCTCCTGGGGGCTGCACCAGATAGTG AAAGCTTTGAGTTTCCTCGTCAACGACTGCCACCTGCTTCATAACAACTTGGGTGTTTCGGCTGTTTTTGTGGATCGAGCCGGGGAGTGGAAGCTAGGGGCCCTCGACCATGTGGCCCCTGAGCAGGGTGACCCTAGTGGGGTCTCACTGCCTGCGCCAAAGGCTGTTTACCCTGACATGGAGAAATATGAACCACCAGAGATGTCCAATAGCAGTGGAGAGAAATG GGCAGGGGAGGTGTGGCGGCTGGGCTGTCTGATCTGGGAGGTGTTCAACGGGCCACTACCTCGCACGTCCTCCCTTCGTTCACTGGGAAAG ATCCCCAAGGCCCTGGTCCCTCATTACTGTGAGCTGGTGGGAGCCAACCCCCGAGCTCGGCCGAACCCAGCCCGCTTTCTGCAGAACTGTAGAGCCCCCGGAGGGTTCCTCAGCAACAGCTTTGTGGAGAGCAACCTTTTCCTGGAGGAGATACAG ATCAAGGAGCCAGCTGAGAAGCAGCAGTTCTTCCAGGATCTGAGCGACAATCTGGACTCTTTCCCTGAAGACTTCTGCAAACACAAGGTCCTGCCTCAGCTGCTCACCGCCTTCGAGTTTGGCAATGCAGGCGCTGTCGTCCTCACGCCGCTCTTCAAG GTGGGGAAATTCCTGTCAGCAGAAGAGTACCAACAGAAGATCATCCCCGTCATAGTGAAGATGTTTTCCTCCACAGACAGAGCCATGAGGATACGACTGCTGCAGCAG atGGAGCAGTTCATTCAGTATCTGAATGAGGCCGCAGTCAACTCCCAGATTTTCCCTCACGTCGTTCACGGCTTCACAGACACAAACCCTGCCATCAGAGAACAGACTGTTAAG TCCATGTTGCTGTTGGCTCCCAAGCTGAATGAGACCAACCTGAACCAGGAGCTGATGCGTCACTTTGCCCGGCTGCAGGCCAGAGACGAACAAGGCCCGATCCGGTGCAACACCACCGTCTGCCTGGGCAAAATTGCTTCCTACCTCAACGCAGGG ACTCGACAGCGTGTTCTGATTTCTGCCTTCTCACGAGCCACTAAAGACCCTTTCCCAGCGTCACGCTCTGCCGGTGTGCTGGGTTTCGCCGCCACACACAACTTCTACAGCATAACAGAGATCGCCGCCCGCATCCTGCCCACCCTCTGTGCCATTACTGTGGACCCTGATAAGAGCGTCAGGGACCAG gcATTCAAAGCCATCAAGAGTTTCCTTTCCAAGCTGGAGACTGTGTCAGAAGACCCCACCAAACTGGCTGATATAG AAAAGGACGTAGCGTCGGGTGCTCAGGCTGCAGGAGCCTCTTCCAGCTGGGCCGGCTGGGCCGTCACCGGCATGTCCTCGATAACTTCTAAGCTGATCCGCAACGCTCCAGGGACAGAGGgaggtgcagcagcagagggcagcGAGCCCGCCAATGTCACCACCCTGACCAGTGCTGCTGATGGAGCACCTGAACCTG GCGCTGAAGATAAAACTCCACAAGCCTCTGCGACTCACCATGCTGCCTCTAGTCGTGCCAACCAACCACAGAGTCATGAAGGAACAGACAACGATCATGAGCCAATAGGAGACCGCTGGGATGACGAAGAGGACTGGGGAAGTTTGGAG GAGCCGGAGAAAGCTCACACTGAGACGGATGACTGGAACACTGACTGGTCGGGAATGGCATCATCCAAAAAGAAG GTGGGCCGGACCTCTGTGGCGGTGAAAAAGCAGAGCGCAGACTGGAGCAGCTCTGGCTGGGACGCCGATGACAGCTGGTCCAACGAGAAGGAAGGACAGGGTCAGAGCTCTGCGGGCGAGGAGGGCTGGGGCAATGACTGGGGAGACGAGGACACAGACACAACTTTGGCCAATACGACGCTGCCCCTGCCCGAAGGAGTGCGGTTAGCCAGCGAGTACAACTGGGACAGCGGCAGCTCGGCCAAAGGGTCCAGTCAGAACGACCTGTTCGCCAGCGtgtcacagagaaacacagccGGCACTGCTGCCGCCATG ACTGGTGACGGCTGGGCTGCAGAGGCAACGGGAGACTGGGGAGCGGAGGAGAGCTGGGAGTCAGTGGACGGTAACCAGG GTCTCAGCAAAGCTGAGCTGTCCAAGAAGAAAcgggaagagaggaggaaagagctGGAGGCAAAACGAGCGGAGCGCAAAGCTGCTAAAGGGCCTCTCAAACTGGGCGCACGCAAGCTGGACTGA
- the scyl1 gene encoding N-terminal kinase-like protein isoform X1, which translates to MWSFFARDPVKDFAYEILPDTQEKSGIWTLHRGKRKTNGEPVSVFLYEVAQGTEQQTQLAKAAFKRMKTLRHPNILAYVDGLETEKSLYLVTEQVTPLAVHLKAQAEKGGFGELEVSWGLHQIVKALSFLVNDCHLLHNNLGVSAVFVDRAGEWKLGALDHVAPEQGDPSGVSLPAPKAVYPDMEKYEPPEMSNSSGEKWAGEVWRLGCLIWEVFNGPLPRTSSLRSLGKIPKALVPHYCELVGANPRARPNPARFLQNCRAPGGFLSNSFVESNLFLEEIQIKEPAEKQQFFQDLSDNLDSFPEDFCKHKVLPQLLTAFEFGNAGAVVLTPLFKVGKFLSAEEYQQKIIPVIVKMFSSTDRAMRIRLLQQMEQFIQYLNEAAVNSQIFPHVVHGFTDTNPAIREQTVKSMLLLAPKLNETNLNQELMRHFARLQARDEQGPIRCNTTVCLGKIASYLNAGTRQRVLISAFSRATKDPFPASRSAGVLGFAATHNFYSITEIAARILPTLCAITVDPDKSVRDQAFKAIKSFLSKLETVSEDPTKLADIEKDVASGAQAAGASSSWAGWAVTGMSSITSKLIRNAPGTEGGAAAEGSEPANVTTLTSAADGAPEPGAEDKTPQASATHHAASSRANQPQSHEGTDNDHEPIGDRWDDEEDWGSLEEPEKAHTETDDWNTDWSGMASSKKKASDRGVGRTSVAVKKQSADWSSSGWDADDSWSNEKEGQGQSSAGEEGWGNDWGDEDTDTTLANTTLPLPEGVRLASEYNWDSGSSAKGSSQNDLFASVSQRNTAGTAAAMTGDGWAAEATGDWGAEESWESVDGNQGLSKAELSKKKREERRKELEAKRAERKAAKGPLKLGARKLD; encoded by the exons ACAGAGAAGAGCCTGTACCTGGTTACTGAGCAGGTGACCCCCCTGGCAGTCCACCTGAAGGCCCAGGCAGAGAAGGGTGGATTCGGGGAACTGGAGGTCTCCTGGGGGCTGCACCAGATAGTG AAAGCTTTGAGTTTCCTCGTCAACGACTGCCACCTGCTTCATAACAACTTGGGTGTTTCGGCTGTTTTTGTGGATCGAGCCGGGGAGTGGAAGCTAGGGGCCCTCGACCATGTGGCCCCTGAGCAGGGTGACCCTAGTGGGGTCTCACTGCCTGCGCCAAAGGCTGTTTACCCTGACATGGAGAAATATGAACCACCAGAGATGTCCAATAGCAGTGGAGAGAAATG GGCAGGGGAGGTGTGGCGGCTGGGCTGTCTGATCTGGGAGGTGTTCAACGGGCCACTACCTCGCACGTCCTCCCTTCGTTCACTGGGAAAG ATCCCCAAGGCCCTGGTCCCTCATTACTGTGAGCTGGTGGGAGCCAACCCCCGAGCTCGGCCGAACCCAGCCCGCTTTCTGCAGAACTGTAGAGCCCCCGGAGGGTTCCTCAGCAACAGCTTTGTGGAGAGCAACCTTTTCCTGGAGGAGATACAG ATCAAGGAGCCAGCTGAGAAGCAGCAGTTCTTCCAGGATCTGAGCGACAATCTGGACTCTTTCCCTGAAGACTTCTGCAAACACAAGGTCCTGCCTCAGCTGCTCACCGCCTTCGAGTTTGGCAATGCAGGCGCTGTCGTCCTCACGCCGCTCTTCAAG GTGGGGAAATTCCTGTCAGCAGAAGAGTACCAACAGAAGATCATCCCCGTCATAGTGAAGATGTTTTCCTCCACAGACAGAGCCATGAGGATACGACTGCTGCAGCAG atGGAGCAGTTCATTCAGTATCTGAATGAGGCCGCAGTCAACTCCCAGATTTTCCCTCACGTCGTTCACGGCTTCACAGACACAAACCCTGCCATCAGAGAACAGACTGTTAAG TCCATGTTGCTGTTGGCTCCCAAGCTGAATGAGACCAACCTGAACCAGGAGCTGATGCGTCACTTTGCCCGGCTGCAGGCCAGAGACGAACAAGGCCCGATCCGGTGCAACACCACCGTCTGCCTGGGCAAAATTGCTTCCTACCTCAACGCAGGG ACTCGACAGCGTGTTCTGATTTCTGCCTTCTCACGAGCCACTAAAGACCCTTTCCCAGCGTCACGCTCTGCCGGTGTGCTGGGTTTCGCCGCCACACACAACTTCTACAGCATAACAGAGATCGCCGCCCGCATCCTGCCCACCCTCTGTGCCATTACTGTGGACCCTGATAAGAGCGTCAGGGACCAG gcATTCAAAGCCATCAAGAGTTTCCTTTCCAAGCTGGAGACTGTGTCAGAAGACCCCACCAAACTGGCTGATATAG AAAAGGACGTAGCGTCGGGTGCTCAGGCTGCAGGAGCCTCTTCCAGCTGGGCCGGCTGGGCCGTCACCGGCATGTCCTCGATAACTTCTAAGCTGATCCGCAACGCTCCAGGGACAGAGGgaggtgcagcagcagagggcagcGAGCCCGCCAATGTCACCACCCTGACCAGTGCTGCTGATGGAGCACCTGAACCTG GCGCTGAAGATAAAACTCCACAAGCCTCTGCGACTCACCATGCTGCCTCTAGTCGTGCCAACCAACCACAGAGTCATGAAGGAACAGACAACGATCATGAGCCAATAGGAGACCGCTGGGATGACGAAGAGGACTGGGGAAGTTTGGAG GAGCCGGAGAAAGCTCACACTGAGACGGATGACTGGAACACTGACTGGTCGGGAATGGCATCATCCAAAAAGAAGGCCAGTGACAGAGGA GTGGGCCGGACCTCTGTGGCGGTGAAAAAGCAGAGCGCAGACTGGAGCAGCTCTGGCTGGGACGCCGATGACAGCTGGTCCAACGAGAAGGAAGGACAGGGTCAGAGCTCTGCGGGCGAGGAGGGCTGGGGCAATGACTGGGGAGACGAGGACACAGACACAACTTTGGCCAATACGACGCTGCCCCTGCCCGAAGGAGTGCGGTTAGCCAGCGAGTACAACTGGGACAGCGGCAGCTCGGCCAAAGGGTCCAGTCAGAACGACCTGTTCGCCAGCGtgtcacagagaaacacagccGGCACTGCTGCCGCCATG ACTGGTGACGGCTGGGCTGCAGAGGCAACGGGAGACTGGGGAGCGGAGGAGAGCTGGGAGTCAGTGGACGGTAACCAGG GTCTCAGCAAAGCTGAGCTGTCCAAGAAGAAAcgggaagagaggaggaaagagctGGAGGCAAAACGAGCGGAGCGCAAAGCTGCTAAAGGGCCTCTCAAACTGGGCGCACGCAAGCTGGACTGA